Proteins from a genomic interval of Colias croceus chromosome 2, ilColCroc2.1:
- the LOC123700203 gene encoding zinc finger protein ZIC 4-like, which produces MVAGEWGYAPVSATPAMNAFLETNHAHLASYGLKMSPQPACGVGPQHRAAAPHPPPHHPPHYQPYPLHSYQPGYLREYSGCGELFPQQPLEQSWDWRGDVHYQGGAPPLVPHSHPHTPHAFLRYVRAPPRRDMRCQWLDPDQPPPRKLCNKLFSSMHEIVTHLTVEHVGGPECTTHACFWQGCSRNGRPFKAKYKLVNHIRVHTGEKPFPCPFPGCGKVFARSENLKIHKRTHTGEKPFKCEYAGCDRRFANSSDRKKHSHVHTSDKPYNCRVHGCDKSYTHPSSLRKHMKVHGAAGDASPRYDSDGDDSSSAGSVSVTAGAASPPVPIPPPPIPPAPHHPQHHLTITDKLESLNDKYLNPHDQKSYERPPAPPHHAQPPHLTNIGGNGMMDNKIGFSGHWGQFQQPAPAVPHGVPEWWCPSQESYHHHHLMHHSGAAAAY; this is translated from the exons ATGGTGGCGGGCGAATGGGGCTATGCGCCGGTGTCGGCCACACCCGCCATGAACGCTTTCCTTGAGACGAACCACGCACATCTCGCGTCTTACGGCCTGAAGATGTCCCCGCAGCCGGCGTGCGGCGTCGGCCCGCAGCACCGCGCTGCCGCGCCGCACCCGCCGCCGCACCACCCGCCGCACTACCAGCCCTACCCGCTCCACTCCTACCAGCCGGGATACCTCCGGGAGTACAGCGGCTGCGGCGAACTGTTCCCGCAGCAGCCTCTGGAACAGAGCTGGGACTGGCGCGGCGACGTGCACTACCAAGGAGGTGCCCCACCTCTTGTACCTCACTCCCACCCTCATACGCCGCACGCCTTTCTTCGATATGTCCGAGCGCCACCGCGACGGGATATGCGATGTCAGTGGCTAGACCCCGACCAGCCACCTCCGAGAAAACTATGCAACAAGTTGTTTTCGAGCATGCACGAAATAGTGACGCATTTGACCGTAGAGCACGTGGGAGGGCCGGAATGCACGACGCACGCCTGCTTTTGGCAAGGTTGTTCGAGGAACGGAAGACCCTTCAAAGCGAAATATAAACTTGTGAATCACATCAGAGTGCATACCGGAGAGAAACCGTTCCCCTGTCCGTTCCCAGGCTGTGGGAAGGTGTTTGCGAGATCAGAAAATCTGAAGATTCATAAACGGACGCATAcag gtGAAAAACCGTTTAAATGCGAATACGCTGGTTGCGACCGGCGTTTCGCAAACTCTTCAGATAGGAAAAAGCATTCCCACGTGCACACATCGGACAAGCCGTATAACTGCAGGGTGCACGGTTGCGACAAGTCTTACACCCACCCGTCTTCGCTTCGCAAGCATATGAAGGTCCACGGCGCCGCTGGTGATGCGTCCCCGAGATATGACAGCGACGGGGATGACTCCTCGTCTGCTGGAAGCGTGAGCGTCACCGCCGGCGCGGCCAGTCCTCCCGTTCCGATACCACCGCCGCCAATACCGCCCGCTCCTCACCACCCTCAACACCACCTCACTATCACAGATAAGTTAGAAAGTCTAAACGATAAATACCTAAATCCCCACGATCAGAAATCCTACGAGCGACCGCCAGCCCCGCCGCATCATGCGCAACCACCTCATTTAACAAATATCGGCGGTAACGGCATGATGGACAACAAAATTGGCTTTAGTGGGCACTGGGGGCAATTCCAGCAGCCTGCTCCGGCGGTTCCTCATGGTGTTCCGGAATGGTGGTGTCCCTCGCAAGAATCGTATCACCACCATCATCTAATGCATCACTCAGGCGCGGCCGCCGCATACTGA